The following proteins are co-located in the Leishmania panamensis strain MHOM/PA/94/PSC-1 chromosome 26 sequence genome:
- a CDS encoding hypothetical protein (TriTrypDB/GeneDB-style sysID: LpmP.26.2480), which yields MSATREDSAPCAIPSKLWRECLKQYDYGPDRPKGACAAHRTKFYDCVKDWTARTQKRPYSYTLFELPKSCGHEAEKLHQCMMMNMFEVSHCQKEMAVLKRCAARADPEVRTYLQGDEAIADLEKDIEETTGLKRLWYKAIGKL from the coding sequence ATGAGTGCGACACGGGAGGACTCGGCGCCGTGCGCCATTCCGTCTAAGCTTTGGCGTGAATGCCTCAAGCAATACGACTACGGTCCTGACAGGCCGAAGGGCGCCTGCGCGGCGCACCGCACGAAGTTCTACGACTGCGTCAAGGACTGGACGGCGCGGACGCAGAAGAGGCCGTACTCGTACACGCTGTTCGAACTTCCCAAGTCATGTGGCCAtgaggcagagaagctgcACCAGTGCATGATGATGAACATGTTCGAGGTGAGCCACTGCCAAAAAGAGATGGCGGTGCTGAAACGGTGCGCGGCGCGCGCCGACCCGGAGGTGCGCACGTACCTGCAAGGCGATGAAGCGATCGCGGACCTCGAAAAGGATATCGAGGAGACTACTGGACTGAAGCGTCTCTGGTACAAGGCGATTGGTAAGCTCTAG